A window from Pleuronectes platessa chromosome 6, fPlePla1.1, whole genome shotgun sequence encodes these proteins:
- the nol9 gene encoding polynucleotide 5'-hydroxyl-kinase NOL9 has translation MKVKKTSQVKGPTKSQKWKDVRGKRSRPPVSSSQLSSSPVVAKMVKEHKATVKKKPSVKRLQNKAKSVSDSKKNTAQAAPTKPYSQANGSAAFTMDNESDDSQEWKEYSQAVHGNGVGAGADSEDFRPGRLEGEALHYCAERDDQQNHAVLVMQMDQNLCFRGKCFLTCLYGRVEVMGFTIEEGQQSYPLFSPASHCPLTISAVESSSNSRDHSTEASHILRKYLTTASQKKLLKSVTSRSSIILLEPMETPLTRFLSSFKELNELFSPPMSELVSAVLDTPLNGLGMIPLVSTVEGLKLSRSHREALTSVVSACKGDMDGCAVILVCGTKNVGKSSFIRTLINTLLNHTTCVDYLESDLGQTEFTPAGCLSLSVVCEPLLGPPFTHQRSPEHMIYYGQSSCESNLDRYLESLKSLWRRRPPSRETPVIINTMGWVKGFGFELLVDMIRFFPVSHVVQLGHSGLTQCPVLSPEFLRTAHGFQTHPPTQTALEEFTESHSPPRSYTHLNVQSEFQGVARQGTAKHQRSNEHRELSLLAYLSQLQSPDPGPVRPLHSLTPYQVPHSAVALGVIHCEVMPGHMFYAANASLVGLCCLAEKITSRGGPVLLSQAPVCPCVGFGVLRGIDMARGLYLLLTPVDPSVLRKVNCLLLGAISLPFFVLTTQSDLEGEKPYVTADYSFDLTGAGKLRVFKGLTRPSQIGM, from the exons ATGAAGGTGAAGAAAACGTCACAGGTCAAGGGTCCCACCAAGTCTCAGAAGTGGAAAGATGTGAGGGGTAAACGGAGCCGGCCTCCCGTCAGCTCCTCTCAGCTCAGCTCGTCTCCGGTCGTGGCCAAGATGGTGAAGGAGCACAAGGCCACTGTGAAGAAGAAACCCTCGGTCAAGAGGCTGCAGAATAAAGCCAAGTCTGTGTCGGACTCTAAGAAAAACACTGCACAGGCTGCACCGACGAAGCCCTACAGTCAGGCCAATGGAAGTGCAGCATTCACAATGGACAACGAGTCCGACGACTCACAGGAGTGGAAGGAGTATTCCCAGGCTGTCCACGGGAACGGCGTGGGGGCCGGGGCGGACTCGGAGGACTTCCGACCGGGTCGACTGGAGGGAGAGGCGCTGCACTACTGTGCAGAGCGGGATGATCAGCAGAACCACGCAGTGCTCGTCATGCAGATGGATCAG AACCTGTGTTTCCGGGGGAAGTGCTTCCTGACCTGCCTGTACGGTCGTGTAGAAGTGATGGGCTTCACTATCGAAGAGGGCCAGCAGTCGTATCCACTCTTCTCTCCAGCCTCACATTGTCCACTGACCATCAGTGCAGTGGAAAGCTCTTCTAACTCCAGAGATCACAGTACTGAGGCGTCACACATCCTCCGAAAGTATCTGACAACAG CATCTCAGAAGAAGTTGCTGAAGAGCGTAACGTCCCGCTCGTCCATCATCCTGCTGGAGCCGATGGAGACGCCTCTGACACGGTTTCTGTCGAGCTTCAAAGAGCTCAACGAACTGTTCAGCCCCCCGATG AGTGAACTGGTGTCGGCCGTTCTCGACACTCCCCTCAATGGTTTGGGAATGATTCCTCTGGTGAGCACCGTCGAGGGCCTGAAGTTATCAAGGAGCCACAGAGAAGCTCTGACCTCAGTGGTCAGCGCCTGCAAAG GGGACATGGATGGTTGTGCAGTTATCCTCGTATGTGGAACGAAGAATGTGGGCAAGTCCTCGTTTATCAGAACCCTCATCAACACTTTACTGAATCA caccaCGTGTGTAGATTATTTGGAAAGCGACCTGGGTCAAACAGAATTCACCCCCGCTGGTTGTCTGTCATTGTCAGTTGTCTGTGAACCACTTCTAG GTCCACCCTTCACTCACCAGCGCTCACCAGAGCACATGATCTACTACGGTCAGTCGTCCTGCGAGTCGAACCTGGACCGGTACCTGGAGTCCCTGAAGTCCTTGTGGCGCAGACGCCCCCCGAGCAGAGAAACCCCCGTCATTATCAACACCATGGgctgggtcaaag GATTCGGGTTCGAGCTGCTCGTGGACATGATCCGCTTCTTCCCGGTCTCGCACGTGGTCCAGCTCGGTCACAGCGGTTTGACCCAGTGTCCCGTCCTCAGTCCCGAGTTCCTGAGGACGGCACACGGCTTCCAGACGCACCCCCCCACCCAGACCGCTCTGGAGGAGTTCACAGAGAGCCACAGTCCCCCCCGAAGCTACACTCACCTCAATGTGCAATCCGAGTTTCAAGGGGTGGCGCGTCAAGGAACAGC GAAACACCAGCGCAGCAATGAGCACAGAGAGCTGTCCCTGCTGGCCTACCTGAGTCAGCTGCAGTCTCCTGATCCTGGACCAGTTAGGCCTCTACACAGCCTCACCCCGTACCAG GTGCCGCACTCGGCCGTGGCTCTCGGTGTGATCCACTGCGAGGTGATGCCCGGTCACATGTTCTATGCGGCCAATGCCTCCCTGGTGGGGCTCTGCTGTCTGGCCGAGAAGATCACGAGCAGAGGAGGTCCGGTCCTGTTGTCCCAGGCTCCCGTCTGTCCCTGTGTGGGCTTCG gtgtgCTTCGAGGTATCGACATGGCCCGGGGTCTGTACCTCCTGCTGACGCCTGTAGATCCCTCCGTCCTGCGCAAGGTCAACTGTCTCCTGCTGGGAGCCATCTCACTGCCTTTCTTCGTCCTCACAACTCAG tctgaCCTTGAGGGGGAGAAGCCGTACGTCACAGCCGACTACAGCTTCGATCTGACCGGAGCAGGGAAGCTGCGAGTCTTCAAGGGCCTGACGAGGCCCAGTCAGATCGGGATGTAA